The Methanocaldococcus jannaschii DSM 2661 genome has a segment encoding these proteins:
- the hisS gene encoding histidine--tRNA ligase, translating to MFQKPRGTRDFLPEEMKKRRFVENKLREVFERYGYKEILTPTFESFELIAKKTGEEIRKQLYVFKDHGGREMALRPEMTSPVVRFYLNELKNLQKPLRLYYFANCFRYERPQAGRFREFWQMGCELIGCKEPLADAEVLNLAMDGLINIGLDFDVHIGHLGVLKGVLEKFNVSEEEEVKIRRLIDKEDYDNLKIYLTQILGEEKKELIFEILKFKGSREVLDELKEILKDFPKSMEAINNLEEILEFVIHDKYTINLGIARGLDYYTGMVFEIYGKKGAKQICGGGRYDNLIETFGGEPTPAVGFAYGFDRIMMNIDDLDIEEESILIIPVKKDKELIKKSLIIADKLRKAGKIVELEIMGRKLRKALDYANSRGFKKVIIVGEKELNEGKVTVKDMITGEQKLIGIDELTNF from the coding sequence ATGTTCCAAAAACCAAGAGGGACGAGAGATTTTTTACCAGAGGAGATGAAAAAAAGAAGATTTGTTGAAAATAAGCTAAGAGAGGTTTTTGAGAGGTATGGGTATAAGGAGATATTAACCCCAACCTTTGAAAGCTTTGAGTTAATAGCTAAAAAAACAGGAGAAGAGATTAGAAAGCAGTTGTATGTGTTTAAGGACCATGGTGGGAGAGAAATGGCTTTAAGACCAGAGATGACATCCCCGGTTGTTAGATTCTATTTAAATGAATTGAAGAACCTACAAAAACCTTTAAGGCTTTATTATTTCGCTAATTGTTTTAGATATGAGAGACCTCAGGCAGGGAGGTTTAGAGAGTTTTGGCAGATGGGTTGTGAGTTAATAGGATGCAAAGAACCATTGGCAGATGCTGAGGTTTTGAATTTAGCAATGGATGGATTGATAAATATTGGTTTGGATTTTGATGTTCATATAGGGCATTTGGGAGTTTTGAAGGGAGTTTTAGAGAAATTTAATGTTAGTGAGGAAGAGGAGGTTAAAATAAGAAGATTAATTGATAAAGAGGATTATGATAATTTGAAGATTTATCTAACTCAAATCTTAGGAGAGGAGAAGAAAGAGCTAATATTTGAGATATTGAAGTTTAAAGGAAGTAGAGAGGTTTTGGATGAACTAAAGGAAATATTAAAGGACTTCCCAAAATCTATGGAGGCGATAAATAATTTGGAGGAGATTTTAGAGTTTGTTATTCATGATAAATATACAATAAACCTTGGAATTGCGAGAGGTTTAGATTACTACACAGGAATGGTATTTGAAATCTATGGGAAGAAGGGAGCTAAGCAGATATGTGGTGGCGGGAGATACGATAACTTAATTGAAACGTTTGGAGGAGAACCAACTCCAGCTGTTGGTTTTGCCTATGGATTTGATAGGATTATGATGAATATCGATGATTTAGATATTGAGGAAGAGAGCATTTTAATAATCCCAGTAAAAAAAGATAAGGAATTAATTAAAAAATCTCTAATTATAGCTGATAAGTTAAGAAAAGCTGGAAAAATTGTAGAACTTGAGATTATGGGGAGAAAGCTAAGAAAAGCTTTAGATTATGCAAACTCAAGAGGATTTAAGAAGGTAATTATTGTTGGAGAGAAAGAGCTTAATGAAGGGAAAGTAACTGTAAAAGATATGATAACTGGAGAGCAGAAATTAATTGGTATAGATGAATTGACAAATTTCTAA
- the cofF gene encoding coenzyme gamma-F420-2:alpha-L-glutamate ligase, protein MVKITILSPEGRSCSVWSLKNEIEKLGAKCDIFLLSSPENLMSHDFKLETDLIHSRCGIGDYFDRLTLYSWQFINALEVEGCRFINPIKTLYLTSDKFKCIKLLAKNKIKTPKTALIRDYEDAVKFIEKYNLRFPVVIKNSFSKCGLKVFMARNYDELKQLTKNAIWEGKLIQEFIDFKENDLYRDMRILVVDGEVVGGYRRVSRDFRTNLYLGNVVEKLNIDEELEELALKCADLSEAVILGVDILPTKDNYYVIELNSSPGTKGFRDIGINADKKIAEALVRYAKS, encoded by the coding sequence ATGGTAAAAATAACCATACTATCACCAGAAGGAAGGAGCTGTAGTGTATGGAGTTTAAAGAATGAGATTGAAAAATTAGGAGCTAAATGCGATATATTTTTATTATCAAGCCCAGAAAATTTGATGAGCCATGATTTTAAATTAGAAACTGACTTAATTCATTCGAGATGTGGAATAGGAGATTATTTTGATAGATTAACCCTCTACTCTTGGCAATTCATAAATGCATTGGAAGTTGAGGGCTGTAGATTTATAAATCCAATTAAAACTCTCTACCTTACATCAGACAAGTTTAAATGTATAAAGTTACTTGCAAAGAATAAAATAAAGACACCAAAAACAGCTTTAATTAGAGATTATGAGGATGCAGTTAAATTTATTGAGAAATACAATTTAAGATTTCCAGTGGTTATAAAAAATTCTTTCTCAAAGTGTGGTTTAAAGGTATTTATGGCAAGAAATTATGATGAGTTAAAACAATTAACAAAAAATGCCATCTGGGAAGGAAAGCTTATACAGGAGTTTATTGATTTCAAAGAAAATGACTTATATAGGGATATGAGAATATTAGTTGTTGATGGAGAAGTTGTTGGTGGATACAGAAGAGTTAGTAGAGATTTTAGAACAAACCTTTATTTAGGAAATGTTGTTGAGAAACTAAATATTGATGAGGAACTTGAAGAATTAGCCTTAAAATGTGCTGATTTATCTGAGGCTGTAATCTTAGGGGTTGATATACTACCAACAAAAGACAACTATTATGTTATTGAGTTAAATTCATCCCCGGGAACTAAGGGCTTTAGAGATATAGGAATAAATGCTGATAAGAAGATAGCTGAAGCTTTAGTTAGGTATGCAAAGTCCTGA
- the dacZ gene encoding diadenylate cyclase, whose protein sequence is MIAKYIIKHGLELAYDIKADAFMIFTETGKSYELLKSFLKKDEHSGIIKILDKISHKNVKIIVATPNQVTYKKISSENEENIYPIFIKHREDNRCMIISSGIVHALKMKILKENNKIVAVVGEPKTPGKLDTIMVVNVKEHVKTITLYELFETLDEKQKRTLKEIIKLAMEIGREGREGEYVGTIFVMGDTLNVMSMSKPLILNPFAGHNASIFDENVKGTIKELSSIDGAFIITDEGKVVSAGRFLEIKGDVNIPKGLGARHLAAASISKNTNAIAVTVSQSGGIVRVFKDGKIVFETDPRANILFFD, encoded by the coding sequence ATGATAGCTAAATACATAATAAAGCATGGTTTAGAACTTGCTTATGATATTAAAGCAGACGCGTTTATGATATTTACTGAGACGGGGAAATCTTATGAATTACTAAAATCTTTTTTAAAAAAAGATGAACATTCAGGAATAATAAAGATTCTTGACAAAATATCTCATAAAAATGTAAAAATAATTGTTGCAACTCCAAATCAAGTAACTTATAAAAAAATCTCTTCTGAGAATGAAGAGAATATTTATCCAATCTTTATTAAACATAGAGAGGATAACAGATGCATGATAATAAGTAGTGGAATAGTGCATGCTCTTAAAATGAAAATATTAAAAGAAAATAACAAAATTGTTGCAGTTGTAGGAGAGCCAAAAACTCCTGGAAAGTTGGATACAATAATGGTGGTTAATGTAAAAGAGCATGTGAAAACTATAACCCTTTATGAACTTTTTGAAACATTGGATGAAAAACAAAAAAGAACATTAAAAGAGATTATAAAATTAGCTATGGAAATTGGAAGAGAAGGAAGAGAAGGAGAGTATGTAGGAACAATTTTTGTTATGGGGGATACCTTAAACGTTATGAGTATGTCAAAACCTTTAATATTAAATCCATTTGCTGGACACAATGCGAGCATATTTGACGAAAATGTTAAGGGGACTATAAAGGAGTTATCTTCTATTGATGGAGCATTTATAATTACTGATGAAGGTAAAGTAGTTTCAGCAGGGAGATTTTTAGAGATAAAAGGAGATGTTAATATACCAAAAGGTTTAGGAGCGAGGCATTTAGCTGCTGCAAGTATATCAAAAAATACGAATGCTATAGCTGTGACTGTTTCACAAAGTGGAGGAATAGTTAGGGTATTTAAAGATGGGAAGATAGTTTTTGAGACAGACCCAAGGGCAAATATATTATTCTTTGATTAG
- the hacA gene encoding homoaconitase large subunit: MTLVEKILSKKVGYEVCAGDSIEVEVDLAMTHDGTTPLAYKALKEMSDSVWNPDKIVVAFDHNVPPNTVKAAEMQKLALEFVKRFGIKNFHKGGEGICHQILAENYVLPNMFVAGGDSHTCTHGAFGAFATGFGATDMAYIYATGETWIKVPKTIRVDIVGKNENVSAKDIVLRVCKEIGRRGATYMAIEYGGEVVKNMDMDGRLTLCNMAIEMGGKTGVIEADEITYDYLKKERGLSDEDIAKLKKERITVNRDEANYYKEIEIDITDMEEQVAVPHHPDNVKPISDVEGTEINQVFIGSCTNGRLSDLREAAKYLKGREVHKDVKLIVIPASKKVFLQALKEGIIDIFVKAGAMICTPGCGPCLGAHQGVLAEGEICLSTTNRNFKGRMGHINSYIYLASPKIAAISAVKGYITNKLD; encoded by the coding sequence TTGACATTGGTAGAGAAGATACTATCAAAAAAAGTTGGTTATGAAGTTTGTGCAGGAGATAGCATAGAGGTTGAAGTTGATTTGGCAATGACACACGATGGAACAACACCTTTAGCATACAAAGCTTTAAAGGAAATGAGTGATAGTGTTTGGAATCCAGATAAAATAGTCGTTGCCTTTGACCACAATGTTCCACCAAACACAGTTAAAGCTGCTGAAATGCAAAAATTAGCTTTGGAGTTTGTTAAAAGATTTGGCATTAAAAATTTCCATAAAGGTGGAGAAGGCATCTGTCATCAAATCTTAGCTGAAAATTATGTTTTGCCAAACATGTTTGTAGCTGGTGGAGACAGCCATACATGCACACATGGAGCTTTTGGAGCTTTTGCTACTGGCTTTGGAGCTACTGATATGGCTTACATCTATGCAACAGGAGAAACATGGATTAAAGTGCCAAAAACAATTAGGGTAGATATAGTTGGAAAAAATGAAAATGTTTCTGCCAAAGATATTGTTTTAAGGGTTTGTAAGGAAATTGGGAGAAGAGGAGCAACATACATGGCTATTGAGTATGGTGGAGAGGTTGTTAAAAACATGGACATGGATGGAAGGCTAACTTTATGCAACATGGCAATAGAGATGGGAGGAAAAACAGGAGTGATAGAGGCTGATGAAATTACTTATGATTATTTAAAGAAAGAGAGAGGACTTTCTGATGAGGATATAGCTAAATTAAAAAAAGAGAGAATAACAGTAAATAGAGATGAAGCAAACTACTATAAGGAGATAGAAATTGACATAACAGATATGGAAGAACAAGTTGCTGTTCCACACCACCCAGATAACGTAAAGCCAATTAGTGATGTTGAAGGGACTGAGATAAATCAAGTTTTTATTGGGAGTTGCACAAATGGAAGGTTGAGTGATTTAAGAGAAGCAGCTAAATATTTAAAAGGTAGGGAGGTTCATAAAGATGTTAAGCTAATTGTTATCCCGGCATCAAAAAAGGTATTTTTGCAAGCGTTAAAAGAGGGTATTATAGATATCTTTGTTAAAGCTGGGGCGATGATTTGCACTCCGGGATGCGGACCTTGCTTAGGAGCTCATCAAGGGGTTTTGGCTGAGGGAGAAATTTGTTTATCAACAACAAACAGAAACTTTAAAGGAAGGATGGGGCATATAAATAGCTATATTTACTTGGCATCTCCAAAGATTGCCGCAATAAGTGCAGTTAAGGGATATATAACCAACAAATTGGATTAA
- a CDS encoding CBS domain-containing protein: MKVRDLMDKNFAKIYVDETVEDAINLLKKKKRFSAPIVDKEDRLVGWVTTLELLGISEKDFKKPITEFMRPVEEVITVYEDDEARNVVLKFVKYKVVSIPVLTRDGRVIGMVRNCDVVKTLAKLYEIPVYKIFKELHNHIGDISWEELMEAAAVVTKRMTGEDITPQEYEERIKKTTFGKAIWACGGLEKFFVGLIEIGMVALARKLAKRRKGG; the protein is encoded by the coding sequence ATGAAAGTTAGGGATTTAATGGATAAGAATTTTGCCAAGATATATGTAGATGAGACTGTTGAAGATGCTATAAATCTATTAAAAAAGAAGAAGAGATTCTCTGCCCCAATTGTTGATAAAGAGGATAGATTAGTTGGATGGGTAACTACATTGGAGTTATTAGGAATTTCAGAGAAAGATTTTAAAAAGCCTATAACAGAGTTTATGAGGCCTGTTGAAGAAGTTATAACTGTCTATGAAGATGATGAGGCAAGGAATGTAGTTTTAAAATTCGTTAAGTATAAGGTTGTTAGCATTCCTGTATTAACAAGAGATGGTAGAGTTATTGGAATGGTTAGGAACTGTGATGTTGTCAAAACATTAGCTAAGCTCTATGAAATCCCAGTGTATAAGATATTTAAGGAATTGCATAATCACATTGGAGATATAAGCTGGGAGGAGTTGATGGAAGCAGCTGCAGTTGTAACAAAGAGAATGACTGGAGAAGATATAACGCCACAAGAGTATGAGGAGAGGATTAAAAAAACAACCTTTGGAAAGGCTATTTGGGCTTGTGGTGGTTTAGAAAAGTTCTTTGTTGGACTTATTGAGATAGGTATGGTTGCTTTGGCAAGAAAATTAGCAAAAAGAAGGAAAGGGGGTTGA
- a CDS encoding helix-turn-helix domain-containing protein, producing MRIEDEIKNIIEKKDYDFWEFLKKAYENNIKLDIGHFILLNILIGVNDLYHKLSEKFGEEEARKILERNKIFAKNSDFISGEFLKDYIDRKSRVAVHNRIKDLKTLGFKIESKSGPFGGYKIVGYPEWFKK from the coding sequence ATGAGGATAGAAGATGAGATAAAAAACATAATAGAAAAGAAAGATTATGATTTCTGGGAGTTTTTAAAAAAGGCCTATGAAAATAACATAAAGTTAGATATTGGGCATTTCATCCTTTTAAATATTCTTATTGGTGTTAATGATTTATATCATAAGCTATCTGAGAAGTTTGGGGAAGAAGAAGCAAGAAAAATTTTAGAGAGAAATAAAATATTTGCCAAAAACTCTGATTTTATATCTGGAGAATTTTTAAAAGATTATATTGATAGGAAGAGCAGAGTAGCAGTGCATAACAGAATAAAGGATTTAAAAACTCTTGGCTTTAAAATAGAGAGTAAGTCTGGGCCATTTGGTGGGTATAAGATAGTTGGCTATCCAGAATGGTTTAAGAAATAG
- a CDS encoding ATP-binding protein, with the protein MKFYNREKELNYLKNYVQLEPNSILFVYGPKSSGKSTVMLRVIEELSKKDDLVFFYYDLREYATPTKEEFLEIFFEKGDKKYLLNRFEINLKIFKFGIEEKFDFDNIKLNDVFSKMKESINAVIKDGKKPILIIDELQKLKSIYFNGEGKGDKSLLNELFNLFVHLTKVRHLCHVICLTSDTLFIEEIYRNSTLENTSEYYLIDWLRKESIRNILKEEGFSEEEVDYCLKYLSLPYEISQLINNKKLGLSVEQTIKQWINIERDKILYLISTQKEFEMGKLIDALKLFENKIKVDIKEIIRDNLMDEVKFLIKNEILFYDVMNGIIKPTSVKKWYAIKEVIE; encoded by the coding sequence ATGAAATTTTATAATCGAGAGAAAGAATTAAATTATCTAAAAAATTATGTCCAATTAGAGCCTAACTCTATACTTTTTGTTTATGGTCCTAAATCTTCTGGTAAATCTACGGTAATGCTTAGGGTTATTGAAGAATTATCTAAAAAAGATGATTTGGTGTTTTTTTATTATGATTTGAGAGAATATGCTACACCAACAAAGGAAGAGTTTTTGGAAATATTTTTTGAAAAAGGAGATAAAAAGTATCTTCTAAATAGATTTGAAATTAACTTAAAAATATTTAAGTTTGGTATTGAAGAGAAATTTGATTTCGATAATATAAAGTTAAATGATGTCTTTAGCAAGATGAAAGAGAGTATTAATGCAGTTATTAAAGATGGAAAGAAACCAATTTTAATAATAGATGAATTGCAGAAGTTAAAGAGTATATACTTCAATGGAGAGGGTAAGGGAGATAAATCTTTGTTGAATGAATTGTTTAATTTATTTGTGCATTTAACTAAAGTAAGACATCTATGTCATGTTATTTGTTTAACTTCTGATACTTTATTTATAGAGGAAATCTATAGAAACTCTACTTTAGAAAATACCTCTGAATATTATTTAATTGATTGGTTAAGAAAAGAAAGTATTAGAAATATCTTAAAAGAAGAGGGTTTTAGTGAGGAGGAGGTTGATTACTGCTTAAAATATTTATCTCTACCTTATGAAATTTCTCAATTAATAAACAATAAAAAACTTGGCTTATCTGTTGAACAAACTATAAAGCAGTGGATTAATATTGAGAGGGACAAAATCTTATATTTAATTTCTACTCAAAAGGAGTTTGAGATGGGAAAATTAATTGATGCCTTAAAATTATTTGAGAACAAAATAAAAGTTGATATTAAAGAGATTATAAGAGATAATCTTATGGATGAAGTTAAATTTTTAATTAAAAATGAGATACTGTTTTATGATGTGATGAACGGTATAATCAAGCCAACCTCTGTAAAGAAGTGGTATGCCATAAAAGAAGTTATAGAATGA
- the valS gene encoding valine--tRNA ligase: MEMPKDYNIEIEKQIQKKWEESKIYKFDEESNKPPYIIDTPPPYPTGRLHLGHALNWTYMDIIARYKRMKGFNVLFPQGWDCHGLPTEVKVEEIHGITKSDVDRHKFRELCIELTKENIEKMRRQIKSLGISIDWDKEYITMTPEYIKKSQTAFVRMYKDGLIYRGKFPVNWCPRCQTAIAFAEVEYKERESKLNYIKFPAADGEGHLLIATTRPELMAACVAILVHPEDERYKHLIGKEFIVPLFGHKVKLLADEDVEKEFGTGAVMVCTFGDKTDVLWVNRHKLEIKKAIDEKGELTEIAGKYKGLKTEEAREKIIEDLKKEGYLVKQEPIKQNVGVCWRCKTPIEIIVTEQWFVNVRKLIPKVREVADEIKWIPEHMKIRLLNWIEDMDWDWVISRQRIFATPIPVWYCPKCGNVVVAKEEDLPIDPTKTGYVCDKCGNKDLIPETDVLDTWMDSSITPMVITKWLDDDKFFEKHYPVQLRPQGHDIIRTWAFYTIVKSVALTGKKPWDEIVINGMVFGEDGHKMSKSRGNVVEPDEIIAKYGADALRLWASNSVVGDDVQFLWKEVDYGYRFLRKSWNACRFAKMHISDDIIDELKKPMEISNPIDLWILSKLQRLIERVDKDLENYRFNTIVEIYKFVWHEFCDNYIEMVKYRLYGDDEEAKKEARWTLYYVIDKVVRLLCPFAPHFSDYIAEIYKIDNLHFSFPEVDNRFINEEAEKFGEIAKNTVISIRRFKANSGMALNAPLKYVEIYTEDEETYLALNKTAEDIKGTLKIEELKIIKGKPALESKIVEIIPDKSKIGPEFKKNAKAVMDLIKNADEETLEKIINEGLETEYGVIRKEHIKDVKRALFCEGEEVDSVDIEGVLAMAIIRK, translated from the coding sequence ATGGAGATGCCAAAGGATTACAATATAGAGATTGAGAAACAGATACAAAAAAAGTGGGAAGAAAGTAAGATTTACAAATTTGATGAAGAGAGCAATAAGCCACCATATATTATAGATACACCACCACCATACCCAACTGGTAGATTACACTTAGGACATGCATTAAACTGGACTTACATGGATATAATAGCAAGATACAAGAGGATGAAGGGCTTTAACGTTCTCTTCCCGCAAGGTTGGGACTGTCATGGACTGCCAACAGAGGTTAAGGTTGAAGAAATCCATGGCATAACAAAGTCAGATGTTGATAGACATAAATTTAGAGAGCTTTGCATTGAATTAACAAAAGAAAACATTGAAAAAATGAGAAGACAGATAAAATCCTTAGGAATTTCTATTGATTGGGATAAAGAGTATATAACAATGACTCCAGAGTATATTAAAAAATCCCAAACTGCCTTTGTTAGAATGTATAAAGATGGATTAATTTACAGAGGAAAATTCCCAGTAAATTGGTGTCCAAGATGTCAAACAGCTATTGCATTTGCTGAAGTTGAGTATAAAGAGAGAGAAAGCAAATTGAATTATATAAAATTCCCTGCTGCTGATGGAGAAGGGCATTTGTTGATAGCAACAACAAGACCTGAACTTATGGCTGCGTGTGTTGCTATCTTAGTTCATCCAGAGGATGAAAGATATAAGCATTTAATTGGAAAAGAGTTTATAGTCCCATTGTTTGGGCATAAGGTTAAGTTATTGGCTGATGAGGATGTTGAGAAGGAGTTTGGTACTGGAGCAGTTATGGTTTGTACATTTGGGGATAAGACAGACGTTTTGTGGGTTAATAGGCATAAATTGGAGATTAAGAAAGCAATTGATGAGAAGGGAGAGCTAACAGAGATAGCTGGAAAGTATAAAGGGCTAAAAACAGAGGAAGCAAGAGAGAAGATTATTGAGGATTTAAAGAAAGAGGGCTATTTAGTTAAGCAAGAGCCAATAAAACAGAATGTTGGTGTTTGTTGGAGATGTAAAACACCAATTGAAATTATCGTTACTGAGCAGTGGTTTGTTAATGTTAGAAAACTCATCCCAAAGGTTAGAGAAGTAGCTGATGAAATTAAGTGGATTCCAGAGCACATGAAAATTAGATTGTTGAATTGGATTGAAGATATGGATTGGGACTGGGTTATAAGTAGGCAGAGAATCTTTGCCACACCAATCCCAGTTTGGTATTGTCCAAAGTGTGGAAATGTGGTTGTTGCTAAAGAAGAAGATTTACCAATAGACCCAACTAAAACAGGTTATGTTTGTGATAAGTGCGGCAATAAAGACTTAATCCCAGAGACAGATGTTTTAGATACATGGATGGACTCTTCAATAACACCAATGGTTATAACAAAGTGGTTAGATGATGATAAATTCTTTGAGAAGCATTATCCTGTCCAATTAAGACCACAGGGGCATGACATAATTAGAACATGGGCTTTCTATACAATTGTCAAGTCAGTAGCTTTGACTGGTAAAAAGCCATGGGATGAGATTGTTATAAACGGAATGGTGTTTGGAGAAGATGGACATAAGATGAGTAAGAGTAGGGGAAATGTTGTAGAGCCAGATGAAATTATAGCTAAGTATGGAGCAGATGCCTTAAGATTGTGGGCAAGTAATAGTGTTGTTGGAGATGATGTCCAATTCTTATGGAAAGAGGTTGATTACGGCTATAGATTCTTAAGAAAGTCCTGGAATGCTTGTAGATTTGCTAAGATGCATATAAGTGATGACATTATTGATGAGCTAAAAAAACCAATGGAAATTAGCAACCCAATTGATTTATGGATTTTGAGTAAATTGCAGAGATTAATTGAGAGGGTTGATAAGGACTTAGAGAATTATAGGTTTAATACAATAGTTGAAATCTATAAGTTTGTTTGGCATGAGTTCTGTGATAACTACATAGAGATGGTTAAATATCGATTGTATGGAGATGATGAAGAGGCAAAGAAAGAAGCAAGATGGACATTATACTATGTAATTGACAAGGTTGTTAGATTGCTATGCCCATTTGCACCACACTTCTCAGATTACATAGCTGAGATTTATAAGATAGATAATCTCCACTTCTCATTTCCAGAAGTTGATAATAGATTTATAAATGAAGAGGCAGAGAAATTTGGGGAAATAGCTAAAAATACAGTCATTTCAATTAGAAGATTTAAGGCAAATTCAGGAATGGCTTTAAATGCTCCATTAAAATACGTTGAAATTTATACAGAGGATGAAGAGACTTATTTAGCTTTAAATAAAACAGCCGAGGATATTAAAGGGACATTGAAGATTGAAGAGCTTAAAATAATCAAAGGAAAACCAGCCCTTGAATCAAAGATTGTTGAAATAATTCCTGATAAATCAAAGATAGGGCCAGAGTTTAAAAAGAATGCAAAGGCGGTTATGGATTTAATTAAGAATGCTGATGAAGAGACACTTGAAAAAATCATTAACGAAGGTTTAGAAACAGAGTATGGAGTTATTAGAAAAGAACACATTAAAGATGTTAAAAGAGCTTTATTCTGCGAAGGAGAGGAAGTAGATTCAGTTGATATTGAGGGAGTTTTAGCAATGGCAATAATTAGGAAATAA
- the ilvE gene encoding branched-chain-amino-acid transaminase, with protein sequence MKIYLNGKFVDEKDAKVSVFDHGLLYGDGVFEGIRAYDGVVFMLKEHIDRLYDSAKSLCIDIPLTKEEMIDVVLETLRVNNLRDAYIRLVVTRGVGDLGLDPRKCGKPTIFCIAIPMPPLLGEDGIRAITVSVRRLPVDVLNPAVKSLNYLNSVLAKIQANYAGVDEAFLLDDKGFVVEGTGDNIFIVKNGVLKTPPVYQSILKGITRDVVIKLAKEEGIEVVEEPLTLHDLYTADELFITGTAAEIVPVFEIDGRVINNKQVGEITKKLKEKFKDIRTKWGIKVYDE encoded by the coding sequence ATGAAAATCTACTTAAACGGAAAGTTTGTTGATGAAAAAGATGCAAAGGTTTCTGTGTTTGACCACGGTTTATTATATGGAGATGGAGTTTTTGAAGGAATTAGGGCTTATGATGGCGTTGTTTTTATGTTGAAGGAGCATATAGACAGATTGTATGATTCAGCAAAATCTCTCTGTATAGATATCCCACTAACAAAAGAAGAGATGATTGATGTTGTTTTAGAGACATTGAGAGTTAATAATCTGAGAGATGCATATATAAGATTAGTTGTTACAAGAGGAGTTGGTGATTTAGGGTTAGACCCAAGAAAGTGTGGAAAGCCAACTATTTTCTGTATAGCAATTCCTATGCCTCCTTTATTAGGGGAGGATGGAATCAGGGCTATAACCGTTTCAGTTAGAAGACTGCCAGTAGATGTTTTGAATCCAGCAGTTAAATCCCTCAACTACTTAAACAGCGTCTTAGCAAAGATTCAGGCAAACTATGCTGGAGTTGATGAGGCATTTTTATTGGATGATAAAGGTTTTGTTGTTGAAGGAACTGGAGATAACATATTTATAGTTAAAAATGGAGTTTTAAAAACTCCCCCAGTTTATCAGAGTATCTTAAAAGGAATCACAAGGGATGTTGTCATAAAATTAGCTAAGGAAGAAGGAATAGAGGTTGTTGAAGAACCTTTAACTTTACATGACTTATACACTGCCGATGAACTATTTATCACTGGAACAGCTGCTGAAATAGTCCCTGTTTTTGAGATAGATGGTAGAGTAATAAATAATAAACAAGTTGGAGAAATCACTAAAAAATTAAAAGAGAAGTTTAAAGATATTAGAACCAAATGGGGAATAAAGGTTTATGATGAATAA
- the phoU gene encoding phosphate signaling complex protein PhoU, whose translation MPKKFEEILKEVENDLIEMAELCAEQTENAVKAFIESDRELAKQVRKRDTTIDLMEMKIEEKCIKAIALYQPVSGDLRELMTAIKISSKLEKVGDNASKICKILLKSDVEGNRKNELLIVMKDYLINMLKNAMIAFKTRDESLARDVYNMDKRLDDLYEQLYRSMISKIIENPKNLTLYTEIIFAGKYLERSGNIVASIGDRIVYMITGERIKEEEIEEELKKEKDIEKNIDQIND comes from the coding sequence ATGCCAAAAAAGTTTGAAGAAATACTTAAAGAAGTTGAAAACGATTTAATAGAGATGGCTGAACTTTGTGCAGAACAAACTGAAAATGCAGTGAAGGCATTTATTGAAAGTGATAGAGAGTTGGCTAAACAAGTTAGAAAAAGAGACACTACCATTGATTTGATGGAGATGAAAATAGAGGAAAAATGTATTAAGGCAATTGCTTTATATCAACCTGTTTCAGGAGATTTAAGGGAGTTAATGACTGCTATTAAAATATCTTCAAAATTGGAAAAAGTTGGAGACAATGCATCAAAGATTTGCAAAATTTTGTTAAAGTCAGATGTTGAGGGTAATAGAAAGAATGAACTTCTTATTGTTATGAAAGATTATTTAATAAATATGTTAAAAAATGCAATGATTGCGTTTAAAACAAGAGATGAGAGTTTAGCAAGAGATGTCTATAATATGGATAAAAGGTTAGATGATTTGTATGAGCAACTATATAGAAGTATGATTAGTAAAATCATTGAAAACCCTAAAAATCTAACTCTTTACACTGAAATAATATTCGCTGGTAAATATTTAGAAAGAAGTGGAAATATTGTTGCTTCAATAGGAGATAGGATTGTTTATATGATTACTGGGGAGAGGATAAAAGAGGAAGAGATAGAAGAAGAATTAAAAAAAGAAAAAGATATAGAAAAGAATATAGATCAAATAAATGACTAA